One stretch of Erpetoichthys calabaricus chromosome 14, fErpCal1.3, whole genome shotgun sequence DNA includes these proteins:
- the cacng5b gene encoding voltage-dependent calcium channel gamma-5 subunit, with protein sequence MQTCGCLSFSMEHESSAPDHDPQRIKTQLRVDYRTSSFFWRPPTSMLSAMSACGRKALTLLSSIFAVCGLGLLGVAVSTDYWLYLEEGIILPQNQSTEIKMSLHSGLWRVCFLAGEERGRCFTIEYVMPMSVQMTSESTISVLKMIRSATPFPLVSLFFMFIGFVLNNIGHIRPHRTILAFVSGIFFILSGLSLVVGLVLYISSINDEMLNRTKDNEAYFSYKYGWSFAFAAISFLLTESAGVMSVYLFMKRYTAEEIYRPHPAFYRPRLSNCSDYSGQFLHPEAWLRGRSPSDISSDASLQMNSNYPALLKCPEYDQMSSSPC encoded by the exons ATGCAGACGTGCGGCTGCCTGTCCTTCTCCATGGAGCACGAGAGTTCAGCGCCAGACCATGACCCGCAGCGCATCAAGACGCAGCTCCGCGTCGACTACCGGACAAG TTCTTTCTTCTGGCGACCCCCAACTTCAATGCTGAGCGCCATGAGTGCCTGTGGCAGAAAAGCGCTCACTTTGTTGAGCAGCATCTTCGCAGTGTGTGGTCTCGGACTTTTGGGCGTCGCGGTCAGCACGGACTACTGGCTCTACCTGGAAGAAGGCATCATCCTGCCCCAGAACCAGAGCACAGAGATTAAGATGTCTCTGCACTCAGGCCTCTGGAGGGTCTGCTTCCTGGCAG GTGAGGAGCGTGGACGTTGCTTCACCATTGAGTATGTGATGCCCATGAGTGTGCAGATGACATCTGAATCGACCATCAGTGTCCTCA AAATGATCCGCTCTGCGACTCCTTTCCCCCTCGTCAGCCTCTTCTTCATGTTCATTGGGTTTGTGCTCAACAACATCGGCCACATTCGCCCTCATAGGACAATCCTGGCTTTTGTTTCGGGAATCTTCTTCATCTTGTCAG GCCTGTCGCTGGTGGTCGGGCTGGTTCTGTACATATCGAGCATCAACGACGAGATGCTGAACAGAACCAAAGACAACGAAGCCTACTTCAGCTACAAGTACGGCTGGTCCTTTGCCTTTGCAGCGATCTCCTTCTTACTCACAGAG AGCGCAGGGGTGATGTCCGTCTACCTGTTTATGAAGCGCTACACAGCGGAGGAGATCTACAGACCCCACCCAGCCTTCTACCGGCCGCGGCTCAGCAACTGTTCTGACTACTCTGGTCAGTTCCTTCACCCAGAGGCCTGGCTCAGGGGCCGCAGCCCCTCGGACATCTCCAGCGACGCTTCCCTGCAGATGAACTCCAACTATCCGGCTCTGCTGAAGTGTCCCGAATACGACCAGATGTCATCGTCCCCGTGCTGA